AAGTGTTTACAGGAACATTCATAAGCTATGCATTAGCAGGACATTATCCCGCATAGCATAGCCTGTTGCCTGATGTCAGTTGCCGAAGCCGTTTATGCTGGTCTGAAGCGACTGATCTGTTTCCTGGAACTTCTGAGCGGATGTATTGAGGAGCTTTGCATATTCCTCAAGCATCTGAGAGAAATTGTTGAATGTGGGCTGCATACTTTCGTACTTAGCTACCAGTGCGTCCTGAGCATCGCCCTTGAATACTTCGTTAAGGCCGAGTATAAGCGTTCTCATCTTGCTCATTGCCTCATCGTGCTGTGCCTTGAGGCCTCTTAACTCGTTTGCCTTGCTGTTAAGCAGATCCGGTGTTACCTGAATAAGTGCCATTTTGTTTTCCTTCTTTCAAAAGTATTTATATTTGAAGCCTTTTCGGCAGTCAAATCATTCCTCTGATATATCTGTCTGATGTATCACTTCCGGAAACAGAATATCATAATTTACCCTCGCCTGTCTGAATGCTTCCGAGAGCTCTTGCGCTTTCATAAGCTGCTTTTTTACCTCGTCACACAGCTCCTGTAATTTCTCAAAACAGGCATCCCCGGCTTTACCCTTCCACGTCTGTTGCGAAAAAACGGAGATTTTTTCCAAGCTGTTTTCCAACTGCTGTAATTCATCGGTTATGTCCGCCATCATCCTTTGATAATGAACAAGAACATCGTTATATGTTATTTCTTCCATATCAGTTCTCCGTAATCAGTATGATGTCTCCGTTTCTGACTTCGCTTTCGGCAAAGGTCTTTTCGGGTTCGAGAGCTTTTTCCCGTCTGCACAGGTATAAGCCTGTGCCGCCATCAGCTTTCATCGGCTTTTTGCAATAGCCCTCAAGCGCCTGCACAATGTCTTTGGTCAGTGTGTCAGTCCTCACTTCTGTCGGGACCTCTATATCGCATCTGATCTCTCCGCTTTCGTCACGGCTTTTCTTTACAATCGTAATTATTATCTTTTTCATATAAGGCTTTCTCCTTACAGCAGAGAAATTTTGCTCTTGATTTTTTCAATTGCATCGGAAGCTATATACTTTATCCGAATGTTCCGCTTGTTATCTGTTGAAATTTCGGCATTGACCGTACCTGCTGCCAAGAGCTTATTGTATACGCACCGACACAGACCTTCGTTCATCCTGTAGGTTTTCACTGTAATAATATCCGTATTGCCGCTTAGTATCCCGAAAACTTTTTCTGCGTCTTTATGCGTCAGGTGTTTTTCAAGAAGCTCTTTTGCATCTTCTTCACGAAAGCGGCTTATAAGCGTCTTTGCTGTTTCGGCGCATTCGTACGGCAGCTGCAACTGAGATACAGCTTCGTTTTTTGCATTCATATCGGATGCTTTTCCGATGATATGCGACACGTCAAAATCGTTGCAATCCCTGCTCAGCAGCATACGATACGCTCTGCCGTTTTTGTTTCTTTCAAGTGTTACGCTTTTGCCGCCGGCGGAAATGATATATCTTTCGGATCGACAATTGCCGGCGGATATGACCGCTGACGTTATTGTTTCAGGCTTACATAAGCAGTCAATCATTGTCTTTAAATTTGATCCGATATAAAGCGTTCCGCCGAACGAAATCTCAATATAGCCGCTGTCGGTAAGAGCCGTGACCGCTTGAGAAACATTACCGTCTATATCATCTCTCCAGCCGTCAAGCGTATCGCTTTCCGTACCGTATACCGTATTGTATCCCAGCAGACCTGCCAGCACATATATTTCGCCGGTAGTCAGCTTATATAAGGTTCTGTTATCATTCACTGTCATTATCTTCATCATCTTTACTGCCGACTTTTCCTATTGCCGATATGTAATACTTTTCCTCTATTGCTTTCCCGATTGCCGCTATATTCGTCATCTGCAGCTCCTGAATACTGCCTGTTACCAGAAGCTCTGTGTTGTTTTGGATATTATCTTCGGGTGACGGCTCCTCTACCGCAACATCATTTGCAGAACATAAATAGCCGATTTCGGCACCGAGTGAATCAATCATACAGCTCAGGCGATCAATTTCCGCACAGCTTTTTCTTTCAAGCTCACTGTACGATATTTCTGCATCGCAAACCGTCTTTGAGAAGCCATACAGCCTGTTTGACATAATTTCTGTTTGCGTACACAGAGATTCGAGAACCGTCATTATTTCCGTCTTGTCTGATATACTCTCAAGCTGAAGATCATCTATGATCTCACCTGTGAGCCTGACGATTTTCCCTGTAGTATTTTCCGTATCCTCTGCGGCTTTTCTTAGCATAAGAGATATTTGCTCAAGCCCTTCCGATTGTGCTGTAATCATCAGTTTTCTCCCTATACAATCAGTTTTATCTTTCTGCACTTTCCTGAGGAGAACAGGTATCCGAACCCTTCTCCTGCTTCGCTGTCTCTTTCGTTGTATTTCAGATCATTGCTGAAATATGTATGCTGAGCCGGCGTACCGTTCATAGCTATGCCGTTCTGATATGAAACTATCAGCCTTGTAAGCGTTTCAATCTCATTGAACTTTGCTATATCCGCCATTCGTCCCGCCGCTGTAACAATCACGCCAAAGTCAGTCGCCAGCCTGCATATACGTTCCATCCGTGACTTATTGTTATCCGACACGGATTCGACGAATTCCTTGAGATCGTCTATCACTATGAATATAATGTTATATTCCGATATGAACTTTTTCGCATCAAACGAGCCTTCATCTGCCGCTCGTGCTTCCTTCTGTGCCTTGAGTCTGTTGTTCAGCTCGGAAATTATGTATGCAAGCTGTCCGGAAACTTTCTCGTCATCATTGCACACGCAGTATTCTTTAGCTGTTTGTTTAAGACCTGACAATGATTCAGAAAGCCCGTCAAACACGAATATCTCGCTGTTTTCGTGCTTCTCGGCGGTCATTTTTGCGATAGCCGAAAGCATCTTGCTTTTACCGCTGCCGATTGTTCCTGTTATCAGCATACAATAATTGTCGGTCATATCCGCAAACGCTGTAACAAGGCTGCTGTTATCTATACCTACTGGTATCAGATAACGATTGTTGTATTCGTTTTTCAAGTTATCTGCGGTTACCGTATCGGGCATTACCGGTATTGGTCTTGGCAAAGGACCGTTCCATTTTTCCGCCATTGTTTTTGCAATCTCAAGCAACGAGGCGTTCATTTCCGCTTCAGTGCTTCCGCTGCTGTACATGGCAGACTGGAATGTAACCGGAGGGTTGCCTTTGAAGAAAGCACGTCCGGGATTATGAGGTAAAGGCAAGCCGTCAATCTTACCTACGAGCGTTGAATAGTCGCCCTTATCGGTAAGCTCGAATGCAATGGCATTTTTTATGTTCTGTTGTACCTTATAGCGTACTCCCGATGTACTGTTTGCCGTATAGATAAGATATATTCCGAATGAAGCGCCCTCACGGGCAAGCGTCACCAGAAAAGGCTCCATATCGGGATAAAGATCAAACATCGGAACTATATTATCAATAGCGATAATAATAGCGGGAATATCATCAGCAACGTTTTTTCTGTATGCTGTAAGCGTCCCTACGGAATTTTTGGCAAAAAGACTTTTTCGGTGTGAAAGCTCATCACTTATCATTTTCGGAAATTTTTCAAATTTTTCTTCTTCGCTGTCGAGTGCTACACCGCCAACGTGAGGCAGGCATAACAAGCGACCCATGCTCCAGCCGCCGCAATCGAGAATATATATATTGACATCGGCAGGAGAATAATTAAGACAATAAGAACAGATTATAGTCTTAAGCAAGGTCGTCTTTCCCGTACCCGACGTACCGTAAATGCCGAGATGGCCTTCTTCGGCAAGATCTATGTACTGAATATCCTGCTCCTGCTTTGAAGGTATATCATATATCCCTATCGGCGTACGAAGACCGTCGGAGGTTTCTCCCCATCTGTTTCCGTCAAATGTGCTTTCGGTAAGCATTGCGCCTAGCGATATTTTTTCGGGAAGCTCGGGCTTCCACGGTGAAGCGGGCTTACTTATACCGTTTTTAACGGCTTCAGAGCAGATATAGGCTATGAGTGCCTGCAACTGATCGGTATCGCTTTTTGCGCTTGCAAAGCTGTCGTCTGTAGTCTTGATCCTTCTGCCGCTGTCGTCTATTATACGCACCTCGTTTACATGACGGGCGGATATTTTCGCCTTATCATAATAGGGTGCGCCGCTCCAGAAGGCCTGAAACACGTCGAACAACTCATCCTCGCCTACTCTTACATATGTACGGCCGGATTTGGTTATCATTGCCGCATCAGGTCGTTTC
This window of the [Eubacterium] siraeum genome carries:
- a CDS encoding WXG100 family type VII secretion target, which encodes MEEITYNDVLVHYQRMMADITDELQQLENSLEKISVFSQQTWKGKAGDACFEKLQELCDEVKKQLMKAQELSEAFRQARVNYDILFPEVIHQTDISEE
- a CDS encoding WXG100 family type VII secretion target, whose protein sequence is MALIQVTPDLLNSKANELRGLKAQHDEAMSKMRTLILGLNEVFKGDAQDALVAKYESMQPTFNNFSQMLEEYAKLLNTSAQKFQETDQSLQTSINGFGN
- a CDS encoding EsaB/YukD family protein codes for the protein MKKIIITIVKKSRDESGEIRCDIEVPTEVRTDTLTKDIVQALEGYCKKPMKADGGTGLYLCRREKALEPEKTFAESEVRNGDIILITEN